Within Persephonella sp., the genomic segment AATGCCTAAACTTGTTCTTGTCAGACACGGACAATCTATATGGAACCTCCAAAATAGGTTTACAGGGTGGATAGATGTTCCCCTAACAGAAAAAGGAAAGGAAGAAGCTTATAAAGCTGGAGAACTTCTTAAAGACATAAGGTTTGATGTCGCTTACACATCAATGCTCACAAGGGCTCAGGAAACACTCAGGATAATTCTTGAGACCATAGGACTTTTGATCCCCGTCATAAAAGATCAGGCACTTAACGAAAGACATTACGGGGCACTTCAGGGTCTCAACAAAGACAGGGCAAGAGAAAAATGGGGTAAAGAGATTGTCCACCTGTGGAGAAGGAGCTACGACATACCTCCTCCTGAAGGTGAATCACTAAAAGACACAGCAGAAAGGACTATACCTTTTCTTGAAAGGGCAATAATGGGAGACATAAAAGATGGTAGAGATGTCCTTGTTGTTGCTCACGGGAACTCTTTAAGATCAATAGTTATGTATCTGGAAAAGCTTTCTCCTGATGAAATAATAAAAGTTGAAATACCAACAGGAACACCCATTGTTTATGAGCTTGACGAAAATGAAAATGTTATCAAAAAAGAGATAAGACATTTAGAGGAAGAAAAATGAGCTATCTTGTAGCTGCAAACTGGAAAATGAACAAAACTGTCGGAGATACCCTTGAGTATCTTGATCTTTTTCTCCCCTCTGTAAAAGATCTGATGAAGATAGAGATAATGATAGCCCCTTCTTTTACAGCTCTTTCCTCAGCTTCTATAAGACTTGATGCAGCAAAAAAAGAAGGAGAATACAACGTTAAACTTGGTGCACAGAATATGCATTACTTGGAGAAGGGAGCTTTTACAGGAGAAATCTCACCTCTTATGCTGACAGAGCTTGATGTTGATTATGTGATACTCGGTCATTCTGAAAGAAGGCATATATTCGGTGAGAAGGACGACCTAATAAACAAAAAAGTTATTTCTGCTGTTGAACATGGGATAAGACCGATACTGTGTGTAGGGGAAACTATAGAAG encodes:
- a CDS encoding 2,3-diphosphoglycerate-dependent phosphoglycerate mutase — its product is MPKLVLVRHGQSIWNLQNRFTGWIDVPLTEKGKEEAYKAGELLKDIRFDVAYTSMLTRAQETLRIILETIGLLIPVIKDQALNERHYGALQGLNKDRAREKWGKEIVHLWRRSYDIPPPEGESLKDTAERTIPFLERAIMGDIKDGRDVLVVAHGNSLRSIVMYLEKLSPDEIIKVEIPTGTPIVYELDENENVIKKEIRHLEEEK
- the tpiA gene encoding triose-phosphate isomerase, producing the protein MSYLVAANWKMNKTVGDTLEYLDLFLPSVKDLMKIEIMIAPSFTALSSASIRLDAAKKEGEYNVKLGAQNMHYLEKGAFTGEISPLMLTELDVDYVILGHSERRHIFGEKDDLINKKVISAVEHGIRPILCVGETIEEREQGKTLSIVERQIRNGLAGVEKDIVYIDIAYEPVWAIGTGVNATPQQAQEVHRFIRSLINEISKGNDQKTRILYGGSVNEKNARDLIKEPNIDGFLVGTASLDPERFYKIITEVMEV